One part of the Alistipes onderdonkii genome encodes these proteins:
- a CDS encoding MBL fold metallo-hydrolase translates to MSSTKIRRTMGILTGIILAAAIAGLIILNLPAFGRLPRGSRLERILQSPNYRDGQFRNLEASPMMTGDKSRLSGILEFLFRKKEGLRPDAAVPALKTDLRALDRDSNLLVWFGHSSYLLQAEGRRVLVDPVFRAAAPFSFLNRPFKGTDIYRPGDMPDVDLLVITHDHWDHLDYRTVTELKSRIGKVVCPLGVGEHFEYWGFEPEKIIELDWHETAALGDGFAVHCLPSRHFSGRGLNPNRTLWASFLLETPARQVYMGGDGGYGKHFAQIGRQFPGIDLAILENGQYNEAWKYIHTMPDQLSLAAKELGAKQIMTVHHSKFALARHRWDEPLATEAALAADTALHVLRPEIGEVVPLRNAPAAVPVP, encoded by the coding sequence ATGTCCAGCACGAAAATAAGACGCACAATGGGAATCCTGACAGGAATAATACTCGCCGCCGCGATCGCCGGCCTGATAATCCTCAACCTCCCGGCCTTCGGACGCCTGCCGCGGGGCAGCCGGCTCGAACGCATCCTGCAATCGCCGAACTACCGCGACGGGCAGTTCCGCAACCTGGAAGCAAGCCCGATGATGACGGGCGACAAAAGCCGCCTGAGCGGCATCCTCGAATTCCTGTTCCGAAAAAAGGAGGGGCTGCGCCCCGACGCGGCCGTCCCGGCCCTCAAGACCGACCTGCGCGCACTGGATCGGGACAGCAACCTGCTGGTGTGGTTCGGGCACTCCTCCTACCTGCTCCAAGCCGAAGGGCGGCGTGTGCTCGTCGACCCCGTATTCCGGGCCGCCGCACCGTTCTCCTTCCTCAACAGGCCTTTCAAGGGCACCGACATCTACCGTCCCGGCGACATGCCCGACGTGGATTTGCTCGTCATCACGCATGACCACTGGGATCACCTCGACTACCGTACGGTCACCGAACTCAAATCCCGGATCGGGAAGGTCGTCTGCCCGCTCGGCGTCGGGGAGCATTTCGAATACTGGGGTTTCGAGCCGGAGAAAATCATCGAACTCGACTGGCACGAAACGGCTGCGCTCGGCGACGGGTTCGCGGTGCACTGCCTGCCGTCGCGGCACTTTTCGGGACGCGGACTCAATCCCAACCGGACGTTGTGGGCCTCGTTCCTGCTGGAAACCCCGGCACGGCAGGTCTACATGGGCGGAGACGGCGGTTACGGCAAGCATTTCGCGCAGATCGGCCGGCAGTTCCCCGGCATTGACCTGGCGATCCTCGAAAACGGACAGTACAACGAAGCATGGAAATACATCCACACGATGCCCGACCAACTTTCCCTGGCGGCCAAAGAACTGGGTGCCAAGCAGATCATGACCGTCCACCACTCCAAGTTCGCCCTCGCCAGACACCGTTGGGACGAACCCCTGGCGACCGAAGCGGCACTGGCCGCAGACACCGCACTGCATGTACTGCGCCCCGAGATCGGCGAAGTAGTCCCGTTGCGGAATGCACCCGCAGCCGTCCCCGTACCCTGA
- a CDS encoding HdeD family acid-resistance protein, with protein MENFSTLIENSKRAVRYWWLLLIIGIALFVVGILVFVYPTQSYLGMSLLFGWLMLISGILEVVLSSVNKHFITGRGWMLAGGIIEIVLGIILIFNVALSAATLPIFLGFWLMLRAFGAIGLGSDMGAMQIAGSGWTIFSGILLLLCSLWILFQPLVFGTTAVIVWVGISLLFAGVAACSLSLQLHRAHRCLGDR; from the coding sequence ATGGAAAATTTCTCAACCCTGATCGAAAATTCGAAACGCGCCGTGCGCTATTGGTGGCTGCTGCTTATCATCGGCATCGCCCTGTTCGTAGTCGGCATCCTCGTATTCGTCTACCCCACACAAAGTTACCTGGGCATGTCGCTCCTGTTCGGGTGGCTGATGCTGATTTCGGGCATCCTCGAAGTCGTACTCTCATCGGTCAACAAACATTTCATCACCGGACGCGGCTGGATGCTGGCGGGCGGCATCATCGAGATCGTGCTGGGCATCATCCTGATCTTCAACGTCGCGCTTTCGGCCGCTACGCTCCCGATATTCCTCGGGTTCTGGCTCATGTTGCGTGCGTTCGGTGCCATCGGGCTCGGCAGCGACATGGGCGCCATGCAGATCGCCGGGTCGGGCTGGACTATTTTCAGCGGCATCCTGCTGCTGCTCTGTTCGCTCTGGATCCTTTTCCAGCCGCTCGTATTCGGCACCACGGCCGTCATCGTATGGGTCGGCATTTCGCTGCTCTTTGCCGGGGTCGCCGCCTGCTCGCTCTCGCTCCAGCTCCACCGGGCGCACCGCTGCCTCGGCGACCGCTAA
- a CDS encoding arylsulfatase: MKTSIPRTLLTAIPALAAAGCTENPAPRPNVIFILMDDAGYGDFGCYGQQKIETPNIDALSECGVRFTDMYSAAPLSSPARCGLLTGRHAGHAQIRANDEMEWRGDVWNHEAMLRDSTLEGQAPLEAGTPTLGSVMQQAGYATAMIGKWGVGGPATEGTPNKMGFGTYYGCICQRQAHTYYPPFLWQNDRRVYLDNELLPPGTPLDAGADPYDPRSYDKYTQRTYSPDAMYDQVLGFVNANKERPFFLMWTTPIPHSPMQAPDADVQYYVRKFGDEQPIEGKGYFPSRWPRATYAAMITYFDRQIGGLVAELKRLGIWENTVIVITSDNGPASNSCSSSEWFDSAHPFRSGKGWGKSSLREGGIRMPFIVAWGGKLRPQVSDHIGYFPDVMPTLCELAGVEPPATDGISFLPTLEGRRQPQHEYLYWEFPGSKGWVAVRWGEWKGLLRRVKEGNDRFELFNLRDDPREEHDLAAQHPEIIDRMWQFVSASHTEPANPKFRMEIGRK; encoded by the coding sequence ATGAAAACATCAATCCCCCGGACATTGCTTACGGCAATTCCCGCACTGGCCGCAGCCGGATGTACGGAAAATCCGGCTCCGCGTCCCAACGTGATCTTCATCCTGATGGACGACGCAGGCTACGGCGACTTCGGTTGCTACGGGCAGCAAAAGATCGAGACTCCCAACATCGACGCGTTGAGCGAATGCGGCGTCCGCTTCACGGACATGTACTCTGCGGCACCGCTCTCTTCGCCGGCACGCTGCGGCCTGCTGACGGGGCGGCACGCCGGCCATGCGCAGATCCGCGCCAACGACGAGATGGAATGGCGGGGCGACGTCTGGAACCACGAGGCGATGCTGCGCGATTCGACGCTCGAAGGACAGGCCCCGCTCGAAGCCGGCACTCCGACGCTCGGCTCGGTCATGCAGCAGGCCGGATACGCCACGGCCATGATCGGCAAATGGGGCGTCGGAGGCCCCGCGACGGAGGGGACGCCCAATAAAATGGGCTTCGGCACCTATTACGGCTGCATTTGCCAGCGGCAAGCGCACACCTACTACCCGCCCTTCCTGTGGCAGAACGACCGGCGCGTCTACCTCGACAACGAACTGCTGCCGCCGGGAACGCCGCTCGACGCAGGGGCCGACCCCTACGACCCGCGCAGCTACGACAAATACACGCAGCGCACATACAGCCCCGATGCCATGTACGACCAGGTGCTCGGGTTCGTGAATGCCAACAAGGAGCGGCCGTTCTTCCTGATGTGGACGACGCCGATCCCCCACAGCCCGATGCAGGCGCCCGATGCCGACGTACAATACTACGTGCGTAAATTCGGCGACGAACAGCCCATCGAGGGCAAGGGCTATTTCCCCTCGCGGTGGCCGCGGGCGACCTATGCAGCGATGATCACCTACTTCGACCGCCAGATAGGCGGGCTGGTCGCCGAACTCAAACGGCTCGGCATTTGGGAAAATACGGTAATCGTCATTACGAGCGACAACGGCCCGGCGTCGAACTCCTGCTCGTCGAGCGAGTGGTTCGACAGCGCCCACCCGTTTCGCAGCGGCAAGGGCTGGGGCAAGTCGTCGTTGCGCGAGGGCGGCATCCGGATGCCCTTCATCGTGGCGTGGGGCGGCAAACTCCGCCCGCAGGTAAGCGACCATATCGGCTATTTCCCCGATGTAATGCCGACTCTCTGCGAATTGGCCGGCGTCGAGCCCCCCGCGACCGACGGCATTTCGTTCCTGCCGACCCTCGAAGGGCGCAGGCAACCGCAGCACGAATATCTCTATTGGGAGTTCCCCGGCAGCAAAGGCTGGGTAGCCGTCCGCTGGGGCGAATGGAAAGGTTTACTGCGCCGTGTGAAGGAAGGCAACGACCGCTTTGAATTATTCAACCTGAGAGACGACCCGCGCGAAGAGCACGATCTTGCCGCACAGCATCCCGAGATTATCGACCGGATGTGGCAGTTCGTTTCGGCCTCGCATACCGAACCCGCCAATCCGAAATTCAGGATGGAGATCGGCCGCAAATAA
- a CDS encoding DUF488 domain-containing protein gives MTRIRIKRVYEPEAPEDGYRVLVDKLWPRGIRKEALRYDLWAKEIAPTPGLRTWFHAAPGERWEEFRRRYTAELRSSPAVRDFVRRIAGKGTVTLLYASKSAAGNHALILQEYLAHATAAEEVTNARYS, from the coding sequence ATGACACGGATACGTATCAAGCGGGTTTACGAACCCGAGGCCCCGGAGGACGGCTACCGGGTGCTGGTCGATAAGTTGTGGCCCCGGGGCATCCGCAAGGAGGCGCTCCGCTATGACCTGTGGGCGAAGGAGATCGCTCCGACCCCCGGGCTGCGTACATGGTTCCATGCCGCCCCCGGGGAGCGGTGGGAGGAATTCCGCCGCAGGTATACCGCGGAACTGCGCTCCTCGCCGGCCGTGCGCGACTTCGTCCGCCGGATCGCCGGTAAGGGTACGGTTACGCTGTTGTATGCTTCGAAGAGTGCGGCCGGAAACCATGCGCTGATCCTGCAGGAATACCTCGCGCACGCTACGGCTGCGGAGGAGGTTACAAACGCCCGCTACTCGTAA
- a CDS encoding RNA polymerase sigma factor, with protein MNVQALSDQVLLNHYLSGDQSAISKLIERHSRRVRDYINMMVKDRDVAEDIFQETFIKAVRVIDDGRYTDNGKFLSWILRIAHNQVIDHFRAQRQNKTVTEAEAGYDVLGSLRFAERNVEDAMVSEQIERDVRALVELLPSEQREVVMMRYFAGLSFKDIAEQTDVSINTALGRMRYALINLRRMIKEKNMVLC; from the coding sequence ATGAACGTACAAGCATTAAGTGACCAGGTATTGCTTAATCACTACCTTTCAGGTGACCAGAGTGCCATATCCAAGCTCATCGAGCGCCACAGCCGCCGTGTGCGGGACTACATCAATATGATGGTCAAAGACCGTGACGTTGCCGAGGACATCTTTCAGGAAACATTCATCAAAGCCGTGCGGGTTATCGACGACGGCCGTTATACGGACAACGGGAAATTCCTCTCGTGGATACTCCGTATTGCGCATAACCAGGTGATCGACCACTTCCGCGCCCAGCGGCAGAACAAGACCGTCACCGAAGCCGAGGCGGGTTATGACGTGCTGGGGTCGCTGCGTTTCGCCGAACGGAACGTGGAGGACGCGATGGTCAGCGAGCAGATCGAGCGCGATGTGCGCGCTCTGGTCGAACTGCTGCCTTCGGAACAGCGCGAGGTGGTGATGATGCGGTACTTTGCCGGTCTGAGTTTCAAGGATATCGCGGAACAAACCGACGTGAGTATAAATACCGCGCTGGGGCGTATGCGCTATGCGCTTATCAACCTGCGACGGATGATCAAAGAAAAAAATATGGTTTTGTGCTGA
- a CDS encoding cation diffusion facilitator family transporter — protein sequence MSCEAEARKRVIYRVTFVGFVVNLVLTAMKFAAGIAGRSGAMVADAVHSCSDMLTDIVVIAFAKVSAKPRDDGHDYGHGKYETLATIIISLALAAVGAGILLSSIRAIRIVVDGGELPRPGAVALAAAAVSIVVKEILYRYTVREGRRVESPSMVANAWHHRSDALSSLGTLAGIGCAYFLGQRWRIADPIAALVVAVFIFKIAFDLIRTGLGELLERSLPDETEREILGIVTADPRVGEPHNLRTRRIGAAIAVEVHVRVDGAMSVARSHELTVDIERRLRARFGEGTIISIHVEPAKCPSGAEIPGVDPPSCP from the coding sequence ATGTCCTGTGAAGCCGAAGCACGCAAGCGCGTGATTTACCGCGTGACCTTCGTCGGATTCGTGGTCAACCTCGTCCTTACGGCGATGAAGTTCGCGGCGGGCATTGCGGGCCGAAGCGGGGCGATGGTCGCCGACGCGGTGCACTCCTGTTCCGACATGCTTACCGACATAGTGGTGATCGCCTTCGCAAAGGTCTCCGCCAAACCCAGGGACGACGGGCACGACTACGGGCACGGGAAATACGAGACGCTGGCCACGATCATCATCAGCCTGGCGCTGGCGGCCGTGGGCGCCGGTATCCTGCTCAGCAGCATCCGGGCCATCCGCATCGTCGTCGATGGCGGGGAGTTGCCCCGTCCGGGCGCCGTGGCTCTGGCCGCCGCGGCTGTGTCGATCGTCGTCAAAGAGATATTATACCGATATACGGTGCGCGAAGGGCGCCGGGTCGAAAGCCCGAGCATGGTCGCCAATGCCTGGCATCACCGCAGCGACGCCCTTTCGTCGCTGGGGACGCTGGCGGGCATCGGATGTGCCTATTTCCTCGGGCAGCGGTGGCGCATCGCCGATCCCATCGCAGCATTGGTCGTGGCGGTCTTTATTTTCAAGATTGCTTTCGACCTGATCCGCACGGGGCTCGGGGAACTGCTCGAGCGTTCGTTGCCCGACGAGACGGAGCGGGAGATACTGGGGATCGTCACGGCCGATCCCCGGGTCGGGGAGCCGCACAACCTGCGAACGCGCCGCATCGGAGCCGCGATTGCCGTCGAAGTGCATGTCCGTGTGGACGGGGCGATGAGTGTCGCCCGTTCGCACGAACTGACGGTCGATATCGAACGCCGCCTGCGGGCGCGTTTCGGCGAGGGGACGATCATCTCGATCCATGTGGAACCCGCTAAATGTCCCTCCGGGGCCGAAATCCCGGGCGTCGATCCGCCTTCCTGCCCCTGA
- a CDS encoding SGNH/GDSL hydrolase family protein, translated as MRYSVCLCAVWLLGVCAAVCPAYAGDGDHLLPVAGTQWKGRKVAFMGDSITDKAHVGTTKNYWQYLQEMLGLVPFVYGINGQQWRDVPGQCERLRAERGGDIDAILIFAGTNDYNSGTPLGEWYTTGEVPVEVSGSRSEIRTRRTLSMDGDTFRGRINIAMSYLKANFPDKQVILLTPIHRGYARFGDNNIQPDESYPNSLGLYADAYVDAVKEAANVWAVPVIDLNSICGLYPNADSHTRYFHDAQSDRLHPNAEGHYRMAKALAYQLSSYPANFE; from the coding sequence ATGCGATATTCTGTATGTTTGTGCGCGGTGTGGCTGCTGGGCGTCTGTGCCGCCGTATGCCCGGCCTATGCCGGGGACGGGGATCATTTGCTGCCGGTTGCGGGTACCCAGTGGAAGGGACGGAAAGTCGCTTTCATGGGCGATTCGATCACCGACAAGGCGCATGTCGGCACGACGAAGAACTATTGGCAGTATTTGCAGGAGATGCTCGGCCTCGTGCCGTTCGTTTACGGGATCAACGGCCAGCAGTGGCGGGACGTGCCGGGGCAGTGCGAAAGACTCAGGGCCGAGCGCGGCGGCGATATCGATGCGATCCTGATCTTTGCCGGGACGAACGATTACAATTCCGGGACGCCTCTGGGGGAGTGGTATACGACCGGTGAGGTGCCTGTCGAGGTGTCCGGCTCCCGGTCGGAGATCCGGACGAGGAGGACGTTGTCGATGGACGGGGATACTTTCCGCGGCCGTATCAATATCGCGATGTCCTACCTGAAGGCGAATTTCCCGGACAAGCAGGTGATCCTGCTGACCCCGATCCACCGGGGATACGCCCGTTTCGGGGACAACAACATCCAGCCCGACGAATCCTATCCCAACAGCCTCGGCCTCTATGCGGATGCCTATGTGGATGCGGTCAAGGAAGCTGCGAACGTCTGGGCCGTCCCCGTCATCGACCTGAACAGCATCTGCGGGCTTTATCCCAATGCGGATTCCCATACCCGCTATTTCCATGACGCGCAGAGCGACCGTCTCCATCCCAATGCCGAGGGGCATTACCGGATGGCGAAGGCACTGGCATACCAGTTGTCGTCTTATCCTGCAAATTTCGAATAG
- the proS gene encoding proline--tRNA ligase, giving the protein MAKELKDLTKSDENYSQWYNDLVVKAGLAENSAVRGCMVIKPYGYAIWEKMHDALDKMFKDTGHQNAYFPLFIPKSFFSKEAHHVEGFAKECAVVTHYRLKNDPEGKGVVVDPDAKLEEELIVRPTSETIIWNTYKNWIQSYRDLPILCNQWANVVRWEMRTRLFLRTAEFLWQEGHTAHATREEAVEEAEKMIHVYQKFAEEWMSVPVIVGHKSPNERFAGAEDTLTIEALMQDGKALQSGTSHFLGQNFAKAFDVQYVNKEGKLEYVWATSWGVSTRLMGALIMAHSDNNGLVLPPKLAPIQVVMVPIYKGEDQLAEIRTRFGAIAEQLKARGISVKVDDRDNVRSGFKFAEYELKGVPVRLAMGPRDMENGTIELVRRDTLEKETVPQEGLVERIEGLMAEIQQNIFSKALAYRESMITRVDTWEEFKEVLDKKGGFVLAHWDGTVETEVAIKDATKATIRCIPFDAPDEEGKCIFSGKPSHRRVLFARSY; this is encoded by the coding sequence ATGGCAAAGGAACTCAAAGACCTCACGAAGTCGGACGAGAACTACTCGCAATGGTACAACGACCTGGTCGTGAAGGCCGGGCTGGCCGAAAACTCGGCCGTACGCGGATGTATGGTCATCAAACCCTACGGCTATGCCATTTGGGAGAAGATGCACGACGCGCTGGACAAGATGTTCAAGGATACGGGGCATCAGAACGCCTATTTCCCGCTGTTCATCCCCAAGTCCTTCTTCTCGAAGGAGGCGCACCATGTCGAGGGCTTTGCCAAGGAGTGCGCCGTGGTGACGCACTACCGCCTGAAGAACGATCCCGAAGGCAAAGGCGTCGTGGTAGACCCCGATGCCAAGCTCGAAGAGGAGCTGATCGTGCGTCCCACGTCGGAGACCATCATCTGGAACACCTATAAAAACTGGATCCAGTCGTACCGCGACCTGCCGATCCTCTGCAACCAGTGGGCGAACGTCGTGCGCTGGGAGATGCGTACGCGCCTGTTCCTGCGTACCGCCGAGTTCCTGTGGCAGGAGGGCCATACGGCGCATGCCACGCGCGAGGAGGCCGTCGAGGAGGCCGAAAAGATGATCCACGTATATCAGAAATTCGCCGAAGAGTGGATGTCGGTTCCCGTCATCGTCGGCCACAAGTCGCCCAACGAGCGTTTCGCGGGTGCCGAGGATACGCTGACCATCGAGGCGCTGATGCAGGACGGCAAGGCGTTGCAGAGCGGTACGTCGCATTTCCTGGGGCAGAATTTCGCCAAGGCGTTCGACGTGCAGTATGTCAACAAGGAGGGCAAGCTCGAATATGTTTGGGCCACCTCGTGGGGCGTTTCGACCCGGCTGATGGGGGCGCTCATCATGGCCCATTCGGACAACAACGGTCTGGTGCTGCCGCCGAAGCTGGCGCCGATCCAGGTGGTGATGGTGCCCATTTACAAGGGCGAAGACCAGCTGGCCGAAATCCGTACGCGCTTCGGGGCCATTGCGGAGCAACTCAAGGCCAGGGGTATCAGCGTGAAGGTCGATGACCGTGACAACGTGCGCTCGGGTTTCAAGTTCGCGGAGTACGAACTGAAGGGCGTCCCCGTGCGTCTGGCGATGGGGCCGCGCGATATGGAGAACGGTACGATCGAATTGGTGCGCCGGGACACGCTCGAGAAGGAGACCGTCCCGCAGGAGGGGCTCGTGGAGCGCATCGAAGGACTGATGGCCGAAATCCAGCAAAATATTTTCAGCAAGGCGCTGGCTTACCGCGAGTCGATGATTACCAGGGTCGACACGTGGGAGGAGTTCAAGGAGGTGCTCGACAAAAAAGGCGGTTTCGTGCTTGCGCATTGGGACGGGACGGTCGAAACCGAGGTGGCGATCAAGGATGCCACGAAGGCTACGATCCGTTGCATCCCGTTCGATGCGCCCGATGAGGAGGGTAAATGTATCTTCTCGGGCAAGCCGTCGCACCGCCGGGTGCTCTTCGCCCGCAGTTATTAG
- a CDS encoding OmpP1/FadL family transporter — MKRKIMIWLAACVAAAPLQAQNLEFGGLTYNNDLMMSTDFAALSRSHPFGTARVMGMGGAFTSLGADLSSMSINPAGLGMFRRNEFSLTPLLSVAHGQTQGAPSWVGNNKTRFAFANVGVALNVFESPASPLTSLTLGIGMNRIADFNTRYSFFSESRYDPSKPDQLMPTIADVFGQQLGQDGIFPDKDGNLGYNYNPWYWPAILGYNGYLISDVGGQWVPDCIGRNASVRHSMDVVSQGSINEFAVSMGANFNNIVYVGATIGIRSVYKKVGMTYQEEYGYFDAAGNSANAVDKNGTPLNAQLDYMSLYQESKIDGSGVDFKLGVIVRPVAGLRVGVAFHTPTYYWLDRSYRADIESHLINNKTEDDQYNFDSTPRQDDIGGNSWDFVSPSRLLFGASYTFGNFAIVSVDYEREWYNGIRVKNVPEGADFHPEAYKAEFKNNYKGTNTLRAGVEVRPLPIFAVRLGGGYTDSMFKDRQQYYNSPSVYESYYITGGLGINLGRNTVLDVAYQNVTEKQTPYELFFSKYQNGGEMKTYSGLYDTKQTRHYISMTLGFRF, encoded by the coding sequence ATGAAACGTAAGATCATGATATGGCTTGCGGCCTGTGTGGCCGCAGCGCCGTTGCAGGCTCAGAACCTCGAATTCGGGGGCCTGACGTACAACAATGACCTGATGATGTCCACCGATTTCGCCGCGCTTTCCCGGTCGCATCCGTTCGGTACGGCGCGCGTGATGGGGATGGGCGGGGCTTTCACTTCGCTGGGCGCCGACCTTTCGTCGATGTCGATCAATCCGGCCGGGTTGGGTATGTTCCGCCGCAACGAGTTCTCACTCACGCCGCTGCTGTCGGTCGCCCATGGCCAAACGCAGGGCGCGCCGTCGTGGGTGGGCAATAACAAGACCCGCTTCGCTTTTGCCAACGTCGGTGTGGCGCTCAATGTTTTCGAGAGTCCGGCCAGCCCGCTCACGAGCCTTACGCTCGGTATCGGCATGAACCGTATCGCGGATTTCAATACCCGCTATTCGTTCTTCTCGGAGTCGCGTTACGACCCTTCGAAGCCCGACCAGCTGATGCCGACCATCGCCGATGTCTTCGGGCAGCAGCTCGGGCAGGACGGGATTTTCCCGGATAAGGACGGTAATCTGGGCTACAATTATAATCCCTGGTACTGGCCGGCCATCCTCGGCTATAACGGCTACCTGATCAGCGACGTCGGCGGGCAGTGGGTGCCCGACTGCATCGGCCGCAACGCTTCGGTACGGCACTCGATGGATGTCGTGAGCCAGGGCTCGATCAACGAATTCGCCGTTTCGATGGGGGCCAATTTCAACAATATCGTCTATGTCGGAGCCACGATCGGCATACGCAGCGTCTACAAGAAGGTGGGCATGACCTATCAGGAAGAGTACGGTTATTTCGATGCCGCCGGAAATTCTGCGAATGCGGTCGACAAGAACGGCACTCCGCTCAATGCGCAGCTCGATTACATGAGCCTCTATCAGGAATCGAAGATCGACGGCAGCGGCGTGGATTTCAAACTGGGTGTCATCGTGCGCCCCGTGGCCGGCCTGCGTGTGGGTGTGGCGTTCCATACGCCGACCTACTACTGGCTCGACCGCAGTTACCGTGCCGACATCGAATCGCACCTGATCAATAATAAAACGGAAGACGACCAGTATAATTTCGATTCTACGCCGCGGCAGGACGATATCGGCGGCAACAGCTGGGATTTCGTGTCGCCTTCGCGGCTGTTGTTCGGCGCTTCGTACACGTTCGGCAACTTCGCCATCGTGTCGGTCGACTATGAACGCGAGTGGTACAACGGCATCCGTGTGAAGAACGTGCCCGAAGGCGCCGATTTCCACCCCGAAGCGTACAAGGCCGAGTTCAAGAATAATTACAAAGGTACGAATACCCTGCGGGCAGGCGTCGAAGTGCGTCCCCTGCCGATCTTTGCCGTGCGCCTGGGCGGCGGTTACACCGATTCGATGTTCAAGGACAGGCAGCAGTATTACAATTCGCCGAGCGTCTACGAGAGCTACTACATTACGGGCGGCCTCGGGATCAACCTCGGGCGTAATACGGTGCTGGACGTGGCCTACCAGAACGTGACCGAGAAACAGACGCCCTACGAGCTTTTCTTCAGCAAATACCAGAACGGCGGCGAGATGAAGACTTACAGCGGCCTGTACGATACCAAACAGACGCGTCATTATATCTCGATGACGCTCGGCTTCCGCTTCTGA
- a CDS encoding Panacea domain-containing protein yields MTTKELAFEYLMDCFIDWYKSIKNDNSFHYSFTKLKVIKLLFFASAVNANNEDHNLLGTFNKFVAMPFGPVESDIYNKMNQSAIGKYCISDKELKIQEVSTENNEDKLSPTIIEQINESVDALRKINNRLVLYSAFDLVDLSHKWSCWRTTYSYARQINKGSISIPDNLIINSDKYFII; encoded by the coding sequence ATGACAACAAAAGAATTAGCATTTGAGTATTTAATGGATTGTTTTATTGATTGGTATAAATCAATAAAAAATGACAATTCATTTCATTATTCATTTACAAAGCTCAAAGTAATCAAATTATTGTTTTTTGCATCAGCAGTAAATGCCAATAACGAAGATCATAATTTATTAGGAACGTTTAATAAGTTTGTAGCTATGCCCTTTGGCCCTGTTGAGAGCGATATCTACAATAAGATGAATCAATCAGCTATAGGAAAATATTGCATATCAGATAAAGAGCTAAAGATTCAAGAAGTTTCAACAGAAAACAACGAGGATAAATTATCTCCGACAATAATTGAACAAATTAATGAATCTGTTGATGCACTAAGGAAGATTAATAATCGACTTGTATTGTATTCTGCATTTGATTTAGTAGACTTATCTCACAAATGGAGTTGTTGGCGTACAACTTATAGTTATGCTCGTCAAATAAACAAGGGGAGCATTTCTATTCCGGATAATTTGATTATAAATAGCGATAAATATTTTATCATATAA
- a CDS encoding BT4734/BF3469 family protein: MKNRLDVAVSYYEHIYTKFPVRATLIDLLTTNRYKSRVLAVRTESDARKKKELKTRLPAFTPSGLFRGGAANTLLKLTGLICIDIDRKDNLQVEGYDRLKDQLGRLPYVAFCGRSAGGEGYYAIVPIAQPNKLLLHFRSLQTEFSAMGITIDPSCCDVSRKRFVSYDPEPYINQEAEIYEGLADGDITGNATLSGTDSEDEPLKEVLKYIQIIEQKKVDITAGYANWLRIGYALHNAFGDFGRELFHRVSNFHPRYSYVETDRLFSGLSKGNCANQVTIRTFFYYTRRYGLETVADFWEEL, encoded by the coding sequence ATGAAAAACAGACTGGATGTAGCTGTCAGCTACTACGAGCACATCTATACAAAATTCCCGGTAAGAGCGACCCTAATCGATCTCTTGACCACAAATCGCTACAAATCCCGTGTTCTGGCTGTCCGGACAGAATCAGACGCAAGGAAGAAAAAAGAGTTGAAAACTAGACTGCCTGCATTCACCCCGTCCGGTTTGTTTCGGGGCGGGGCGGCAAACACGTTGCTGAAACTCACCGGACTGATTTGTATTGACATCGATAGGAAAGATAATCTGCAGGTCGAGGGGTATGATAGGTTGAAAGATCAGCTCGGTAGACTGCCCTATGTTGCATTTTGCGGACGGTCTGCCGGCGGTGAAGGATACTATGCGATTGTCCCCATAGCGCAGCCTAACAAGCTACTGTTGCATTTCCGGAGTTTGCAGACCGAGTTTTCTGCGATGGGGATTACCATAGATCCGTCCTGCTGTGATGTCTCCCGAAAACGATTCGTGTCTTATGACCCGGAGCCGTATATCAACCAAGAGGCGGAAATATACGAGGGATTGGCGGACGGGGACATTACCGGGAACGCAACTCTATCCGGAACGGACAGCGAAGACGAACCGCTGAAAGAGGTGCTCAAGTATATCCAGATAATCGAGCAGAAAAAGGTAGATATTACCGCAGGTTATGCAAATTGGCTACGGATAGGCTATGCGTTGCATAACGCCTTCGGGGATTTCGGTCGAGAGTTATTTCATCGGGTCAGCAACTTCCATCCCCGATACAGCTATGTCGAAACGGATAGGTTATTTAGCGGCCTTTCGAAAGGGAACTGCGCGAATCAGGTAACCATTCGCACATTCTTTTATTATACCCGTCGGTATGGATTGGAAACAGTGGCTGACTTTTGGGAAGAATTGTGA